One segment of Campylobacter hominis ATCC BAA-381 DNA contains the following:
- a CDS encoding heavy metal translocating P-type ATPase codes for MIKLIHLSKKRARFRIHYISKKIDPLFFLQQIDKFDGITDSFFNLKISTLTIKFNESFNIKKFIEFLNLIEEKETSLKICLKPNFEAKEQNLSNTTMVISFLSLFFNIIVKSNPLVKFITVTASLPILISASKELINKGVTSRVLEGLAIFISLYRKDYLAANGTNVLIGFGEFMEESMVNKSDDLIKELAKPTIKNAWIIKNLNGKENLVQIEADELKAGDIVVVGSGDIVPVDGHIVEGKAYVNQASMTGESDIVEKKYSDSIISGSVVENGNIKIWAEYVGQDTALSKIKKYMQSSLQEKSQTGLKASHLADKLIPVTLSFAFISYLFKPNALASVLQADYSCALKLPTPTAFKSSISKAGKNGILIKGAKSLEILSQADTFVFDKTGTLTGGKLEIVHIKSFDSNISQTDLLNLAASAEEHYFHPIAKAIVEAANKRGFIHIHHDEVEFIVSHGVKTTINKKQLIIGSRHFLEDDEKIDFSNYKNEINDKISQNLAILYIAYDNKLIGIIALSDKIRDNCKQTISNLKKIGVKEIIMLTGDTFRKAELIANELGIDKFYSDMLPTQKADILDMLKKDGKKIAYIGDGINDAPSLIKADVGISMQTGAHIAKASADIALLKDDLNAIYEAKKLSNDTMKLINRNFNVTLLANSVILFGAGFGFFSPILTAFLHNGTTIVTLLNSIKGVKFANK; via the coding sequence ATGATAAAATTAATCCATTTAAGTAAAAAAAGAGCCAGATTTAGAATTCATTACATTTCTAAAAAAATCGATCCGCTCTTTTTTTTACAGCAAATTGATAAATTCGACGGTATAACAGACAGTTTTTTTAACCTGAAAATTTCTACTTTGACAATAAAATTTAATGAATCTTTTAATATAAAAAAATTTATTGAATTTTTAAATTTAATAGAAGAAAAAGAAACAAGTTTAAAAATCTGTCTGAAACCGAATTTCGAAGCAAAAGAACAGAATTTATCAAATACAACTATGGTTATTTCATTTTTATCTTTATTTTTTAATATAATCGTAAAATCAAATCCATTGGTAAAATTTATTACCGTAACTGCAAGTTTGCCGATTCTTATAAGTGCTTCAAAAGAGCTTATAAACAAAGGTGTGACATCAAGAGTTTTAGAAGGACTTGCAATTTTTATCTCTTTATACAGAAAAGATTATTTAGCTGCAAACGGCACAAATGTATTAATAGGATTTGGCGAATTTATGGAAGAAAGTATGGTAAATAAAAGCGACGATCTTATCAAAGAACTTGCTAAACCGACCATAAAAAATGCATGGATTATTAAAAATTTAAATGGAAAAGAAAATTTAGTTCAAATAGAAGCCGATGAATTAAAAGCAGGCGATATAGTGGTTGTAGGAAGCGGCGATATAGTTCCTGTGGATGGACATATCGTAGAAGGCAAAGCATATGTAAATCAAGCAAGCATGACAGGCGAATCCGATATTGTAGAAAAAAAATATTCCGATTCTATAATAAGCGGTTCCGTTGTAGAAAATGGAAATATTAAAATTTGGGCTGAATATGTAGGACAAGACACGGCTCTATCAAAAATAAAAAAATATATGCAAAGCTCGCTTCAGGAAAAATCACAAACAGGGCTTAAAGCTTCGCATTTGGCTGATAAATTAATTCCTGTAACTTTATCTTTTGCTTTTATAAGCTATCTTTTTAAGCCGAACGCGCTGGCAAGTGTTTTACAGGCTGATTATTCGTGTGCTTTAAAACTTCCGACGCCGACAGCTTTTAAATCAAGCATAAGTAAGGCCGGAAAAAACGGAATTTTAATCAAAGGTGCGAAATCATTAGAAATTTTATCACAAGCTGATACATTTGTATTTGATAAAACAGGAACTCTGACAGGCGGAAAACTGGAAATAGTCCATATAAAATCTTTCGATTCAAATATAAGCCAAACAGATCTTTTAAATTTAGCCGCAAGCGCTGAAGAACACTATTTTCATCCGATTGCAAAAGCTATAGTGGAAGCGGCAAATAAAAGAGGTTTTATACATATTCATCATGATGAAGTTGAATTTATCGTATCTCATGGCGTAAAAACTACTATCAATAAAAAACAACTTATAATAGGTAGTCGCCATTTTTTGGAAGATGATGAAAAAATAGATTTTAGCAATTATAAAAATGAAATAAACGATAAAATATCACAAAATTTAGCTATTTTATACATAGCTTATGACAATAAACTGATAGGAATAATTGCTCTAAGCGATAAAATCAGAGATAATTGCAAACAGACAATATCAAATCTTAAGAAAATCGGTGTAAAAGAGATAATAATGTTAACCGGCGACACTTTCCGAAAAGCGGAATTGATAGCAAATGAACTTGGAATTGACAAATTTTACAGTGATATGCTGCCAACTCAAAAAGCAGATATTTTAGATATGCTAAAAAAAGATGGTAAAAAAATAGCATATATAGGTGACGGAATAAATGACGCTCCAAGTCTTATAAAAGCGGATGTAGGTATAAGTATGCAAACAGGTGCTCATATAGCAAAAGCAAGTGCCGATATTGCTCTTTTAAAAGATGATTTAAATGCCATATATGAAGCTAAAAAATTATCAAATGATACTATGAAACTTATAAATAGAAATTTTAACGTAACACTTTTGGCAAATTCAGTTATTTTATTTGGAGCCGGTTTCGGTTTTTTTTCGCCTATACTGACGGCTTTTTTGCATAATGGAACTACTATTGTTACGTTACTTAATTCAATTAAAGGTGTAAAATTTGCAAACAAATAA
- a CDS encoding HMA2 domain-containing protein: protein MKDIAPHILEFAKFFTKVSHTNGRIRMRIDPKIKEIDNTFDLENFINCVKKIDGIIDLKLNLLIGSITVLYDNEIFSKELWNDFLDQKNTDKLLNFLNKQNFLKEI, encoded by the coding sequence TTGAAAGATATTGCGCCGCATATTTTAGAATTTGCAAAATTTTTTACTAAAGTTTCACATACAAACGGCAGAATCAGAATGAGAATAGATCCGAAAATCAAAGAAATTGACAATACTTTTGATTTAGAAAATTTTATAAATTGTGTCAAAAAAATAGACGGCATAATTGATTTAAAATTAAATTTACTGATAGGTTCCATAACTGTGCTTTATGATAATGAAATTTTTTCAAAAGAGCTATGGAATGATTTTTTAGATCAAAAAAATACAGATAAATTGTTAAATTTTTTAAATAAACAAAATTTTTTAAAGGAGATTTAA
- a CDS encoding DUF475 domain-containing protein, with product MKYFYLSFVITFLGLLIAFFIGSFAAVYICFLLTVLEVSLSFDNAVVNAKILNNMSKIWQRRFITWGIFIAVFGMRLIFPILIVSIATKHGLTETFMLALKDPDLYHEILSESKNEIYIFGGGFLMMIFLNFFFDKERDVFWIKPFEKNIITEFFKKFNNISLTLALILGVFIIYQSGDISLILAYFSAIILYNLIQNFDDVFSKNGIRNGIVGFLYLEMLDASFSFDGVIGAFALSENIFIIMIGLGSGAMFVRSMTLYLVEHKTLEHFIFLEHGAHYAIFALAVIMLLKTQMQISEILTGTLGFGFILLSFLCSIFYKKAKK from the coding sequence ATGAAATACTTCTATTTATCATTTGTCATAACTTTTTTAGGACTTCTGATAGCATTTTTTATAGGCTCGTTTGCAGCCGTTTATATCTGTTTTTTACTTACAGTACTTGAAGTAAGTTTAAGTTTCGATAATGCGGTTGTGAATGCCAAAATTTTAAATAATATGAGTAAAATTTGGCAACGCCGCTTTATTACGTGGGGAATTTTTATCGCGGTTTTCGGTATGCGCCTTATTTTTCCGATTTTAATTGTTTCGATTGCCACAAAACACGGTTTAACGGAAACTTTTATGCTTGCATTGAAAGATCCGGATCTTTACCATGAAATTTTAAGTGAAAGTAAAAATGAAATTTATATTTTTGGTGGCGGATTTTTGATGATGATTTTTTTAAACTTTTTTTTTGATAAAGAACGCGATGTTTTTTGGATAAAACCGTTTGAAAAAAATATAATAACTGAATTTTTTAAAAAATTTAACAATATTTCTTTGACTCTTGCTTTAATTCTAGGCGTTTTTATAATATATCAAAGTGGTGATATCAGTCTTATTCTGGCATATTTTTCAGCGATAATTTTATACAATCTTATACAAAATTTTGATGATGTTTTCAGCAAAAACGGCATTAGAAATGGAATTGTCGGATTTTTATATTTGGAAATGCTTGATGCAAGTTTCAGTTTTGACGGCGTAATCGGCGCATTCGCTCTTAGTGAAAATATTTTTATAATTATGATAGGACTTGGCAGCGGTGCGATGTTTGTAAGAAGTATGACGTTGTATCTTGTGGAGCATAAAACGCTTGAACATTTTATATTTTTAGAGCACGGCGCACATTATGCGATATTCGCTCTTGCTGTGATAATGCTTCTTAAAACGCAAATGCAAATCAGTGAAATTTTAACAGGCACGCTTGGTTTCGGTTTTATTTTATTATCATTTTTATGCTCTATTTTTTATAAAAAAGCTAAAAAATAG
- a CDS encoding YdgA family protein: MKKIISILVIIILVVLCSFYYISNSVKNNISDFVSNNENFSTSKNEIKSGLFNTSGVLEGVISKAQAKNYIRKYLNTALFSISANDRAEILEEFDEDQDIVPYDISFRYTYDIKHSPLGLAGGFESNGKIKILTPEYAVILKQIFGTDEFLNVNIIKNLSDTKTALKFENANFEGFSTKNLEILSTNDNDGKIKDVAIKLGNFSLIDQIKIIIDDINTNISYDKAVDFSDIKSLIDINYNSELKIKSAEISGIGGSVKLANITDNAHSNNDGDMMAAKENLKIGEISIFNNVLKNANLAVSIKADKNLVGKFIEASEHVDFLDDKNALNKIFNAFGKGLEMNIDNFSVENSANNSLNFNLMMSLKDLKDIDVNNEEDFINKIAPNFALKGEFNAIPDIKTFLSPYLTATELSTLNDIENSEFFVRNSDKLSLKFAYDPQKIDILINDKISLKQYGGILGIFATRDDAEIQRTATNLMTLLGDVSAYYTSQAQFANNLSDMTNVPLEDEKYLITNNKKCLEIEISGLDIIVKKSLDQYDRICQKLYQDYTVANSLEQGKFSVFQVEP, translated from the coding sequence ATGAAAAAAATTATTTCTATTTTGGTTATTATAATTTTGGTAGTTTTATGTAGTTTTTATTACATTTCAAATAGTGTGAAAAACAATATCAGTGATTTTGTAAGTAACAATGAAAATTTCAGCACAAGCAAAAACGAAATAAAAAGCGGATTGTTCAATACAAGCGGTGTTTTGGAAGGTGTAATTTCAAAAGCACAAGCGAAAAATTATATCAGAAAATATCTCAACACGGCTTTATTCAGTATTTCAGCAAACGACAGAGCTGAAATTTTAGAAGAATTTGACGAAGATCAAGATATCGTGCCTTATGACATATCTTTTCGTTATACTTACGATATAAAACATTCTCCACTCGGTCTTGCAGGCGGTTTTGAAAGCAACGGCAAAATTAAAATTTTAACTCCGGAATATGCTGTAATACTTAAACAAATATTTGGCACCGATGAATTTCTAAACGTAAATATAATTAAAAATTTAAGCGATACAAAAACAGCTTTAAAATTTGAAAATGCCAATTTTGAAGGATTTAGCACAAAAAATTTGGAAATTTTAAGCACAAACGACAATGACGGCAAAATCAAAGATGTAGCTATAAAACTTGGCAATTTTTCACTTATAGATCAAATAAAAATCATAATAGATGATATAAACACAAATATTTCTTATGACAAAGCTGTTGATTTTAGCGATATAAAGAGTTTAATTGATATAAATTATAACAGCGAGCTGAAAATCAAAAGCGCTGAAATTTCAGGTATCGGCGGCAGTGTAAAATTAGCAAATATTACAGATAATGCCCATAGCAACAACGACGGTGATATGATGGCCGCTAAAGAAAATTTAAAAATCGGTGAAATTTCGATTTTTAACAATGTGCTAAAAAATGCCAACCTTGCTGTCAGCATAAAGGCTGATAAAAATTTAGTTGGAAAATTTATTGAAGCTAGCGAACATGTCGACTTTTTGGATGATAAAAATGCGCTAAATAAAATATTTAATGCATTTGGCAAAGGTTTAGAGATGAATATCGATAACTTTTCTGTTGAAAATTCTGCCAATAATTCATTAAATTTCAACCTCATGATGTCTTTAAAAGATTTAAAAGATATTGATGTGAATAATGAAGAAGATTTTATAAATAAAATAGCGCCTAATTTTGCTTTAAAAGGCGAATTCAACGCTATTCCTGATATTAAAACATTCTTGTCTCCTTATTTAACCGCCACGGAATTATCTACGTTGAACGATATTGAAAATTCTGAATTTTTCGTGCGTAATTCCGATAAACTAAGTTTAAAATTTGCTTACGATCCGCAAAAAATCGATATTTTGATAAATGATAAAATTTCACTTAAACAATATGGCGGAATTTTAGGTATATTCGCGACAAGAGATGACGCGGAAATTCAAAGAACAGCTACAAATTTAATGACTTTGCTCGGTGATGTAAGTGCTTATTATACATCTCAAGCACAATTTGCAAATAATTTGTCCGACATGACAAACGTACCTTTGGAAGATGAAAAATACCTAATTACAAATAATAAAAAATGTTTGGAAATTGAAATTTCAGGATTGGATATTATTGTAAAAAAATCGCTTGATCAATATGATAGAATTTGTCAAAAATTATATCAAGATTATACCGTAGCCAACTCTTTAGAGCAAGGAAAATTTTCCGTTTTTCAGGTAGAACCGTAA
- the frr gene encoding ribosome recycling factor encodes MLNSVYDAQKSDCNKALNALKRDFSTLRTGKVSVKILENIFVDYYDNQTPLNQVATVLATDATTISVTPWEKSMLKGIESAIAAANIGVNPTNDGESVKLFFPPMTTEQRKENAKKAKAMGEKAKVSIRNIRKDANDGVKKLEKDKSISEDEAKKAYDEVQKITDNFIEKIDEAVKNKEEELLKV; translated from the coding sequence ATGCTAAACTCAGTTTATGACGCTCAAAAATCAGATTGTAATAAGGCTCTCAATGCTTTAAAACGAGACTTTTCAACACTAAGAACAGGAAAAGTCAGCGTTAAAATCCTTGAAAATATTTTTGTTGATTATTATGACAATCAAACTCCGTTAAATCAAGTAGCCACCGTTCTTGCAACTGATGCAACCACGATTTCAGTTACACCTTGGGAAAAAAGTATGTTAAAAGGTATAGAAAGCGCAATTGCTGCTGCCAACATAGGTGTAAATCCGACAAATGACGGCGAAAGTGTAAAACTGTTTTTTCCACCGATGACAACCGAGCAAAGAAAAGAAAATGCAAAAAAAGCAAAAGCTATGGGTGAAAAAGCAAAAGTAAGCATAAGAAATATTCGCAAAGACGCAAATGACGGAGTTAAAAAACTGGAAAAAGACAAAAGTATAAGCGAAGATGAAGCAAAAAAAGCTTACGACGAAGTGCAAAAAATCACCGATAATTTCATAGAAAAAATTGATGAAGCAGTAAAAAACAAAGAAGAAGAACTTCTAAAAGTATAA
- the secG gene encoding preprotein translocase subunit SecG: MTTLFLVLQVIFTLVITVAVLLQKSTSIGLGAYSGSNESLFGAKGPAGFLAKFTAVMGILFVLNTLALGYYYTKDSKSSVLDNVDTGALEIKEDQNKSEPFVPLVPDAK, from the coding sequence GTGACAACACTATTTTTAGTTTTGCAGGTTATTTTTACACTGGTTATTACTGTAGCCGTTTTACTCCAAAAAAGTACATCAATAGGACTTGGAGCTTATAGCGGAAGCAATGAAAGTTTGTTCGGTGCAAAAGGACCGGCCGGATTTTTAGCGAAATTTACGGCTGTTATGGGAATTTTGTTTGTATTAAATACGCTTGCTTTGGGATATTACTACACTAAAGATTCAAAAAGTTCTGTTCTTGATAACGTAGATACAGGCGCACTTGAAATAAAAGAAGATCAAAACAAAAGTGAGCCTTTTGTTCCGCTTGTGCCTGATGCAAAATAA
- a CDS encoding Bax inhibitor-1/YccA family protein, whose protein sequence is MSLYDKNYAQNNNYANSEILGEERYAGRISSLIKQTYQLLTASLIAATAGAFVGMNFFSISSPILFLVVEIALIFGMQFATKSGSNTIALVLLFAFTFITGLSLGPILNFYIGAGAGNIVTQAFLMTAIIFGGLSVYAMNTKTDFSSWGKVLFFALLAIIVVSLLNYFFFSSPLIHIIVSAIAAFVFCGYILFDTQNIIRGNYTSPIMAAVSLYLDIFNLFISLLNILGFLNRE, encoded by the coding sequence ATGAGTCTTTATGACAAAAATTATGCTCAAAATAATAACTATGCAAATAGTGAAATTTTAGGCGAAGAAAGATATGCCGGACGAATCAGTTCGCTTATCAAACAAACATATCAACTCTTAACGGCTTCACTTATAGCAGCTACAGCGGGAGCTTTTGTCGGTATGAATTTTTTTAGTATTTCAAGTCCGATTTTATTTCTTGTAGTTGAAATTGCGTTGATTTTCGGTATGCAATTCGCAACAAAAAGCGGAAGCAATACAATTGCGCTTGTGCTTTTGTTCGCATTTACATTTATTACAGGTCTTTCGCTTGGACCGATTTTAAATTTTTATATAGGTGCAGGCGCCGGTAATATAGTTACACAAGCATTTTTGATGACAGCGATTATATTCGGCGGACTTAGCGTTTATGCGATGAATACAAAAACAGATTTCAGTTCATGGGGAAAAGTTTTATTTTTTGCATTATTAGCAATTATTGTTGTTTCGCTTTTGAACTATTTCTTTTTTTCTAGTCCATTAATACACATAATTGTTTCCGCTATTGCAGCTTTTGTATTTTGCGGTTATATTTTATTTGATACACAAAATATAATTCGCGGTAATTATACATCGCCTATAATGGCAGCTGTCAGTTTATATTTGGATATTTTTAATCTTTTTATTTCGCTTTTAAATATTCTCGGATTTTTAAATAGAGAATAA
- a CDS encoding superoxide dismutase — MFKLRTLPFEASKNAIISEETCKFHYGKHHQGYVTKLNNLINDSEFKNANLFDIINKAKGALFNQAAQVYNHDFYWDCIAEKSKMSDEFKSALDENFDDFRSKFLATATGLFGSGWCWLVYNLTNNKLEIVQTSNAETPFIDNKVPLLVVDVWEHAYYLDFQNARAEYLEKFYENINWKFVSDAFTWAKKEGLNSVKFYINEVHPKEECECCCK, encoded by the coding sequence ATGTTTAAATTACGAACTTTGCCTTTTGAGGCTTCAAAAAATGCTATAATCAGCGAGGAAACTTGTAAATTTCATTACGGAAAGCATCATCAAGGTTATGTTACAAAACTTAACAATTTGATAAACGACAGCGAGTTTAAAAATGCAAATCTTTTTGATATCATAAACAAAGCTAAAGGTGCTCTTTTTAATCAAGCCGCACAAGTTTACAATCACGATTTTTATTGGGACTGTATTGCTGAAAAAAGCAAAATGAGCGACGAATTCAAATCGGCTTTGGATGAAAATTTTGATGATTTTAGAAGTAAATTTTTAGCTACAGCTACAGGGCTTTTCGGTTCAGGCTGGTGTTGGCTTGTATATAATCTGACAAATAACAAACTTGAAATCGTTCAAACAAGCAACGCTGAAACTCCGTTTATAGATAACAAAGTTCCACTTCTGGTTGTTGATGTTTGGGAACACGCTTATTATTTAGACTTCCAAAATGCAAGAGCGGAATATTTGGAAAAATTTTATGAAAATATAAACTGGAAATTTGTAAGCGATGCTTTTACTTGGGCTAAAAAAGAAGGACTTAATTCGGTTAAATTTTATATAAATGAAGTTCATCCGAAAGAAGAATGTGAGTGCTGTTGTAAATAA